In Lepus europaeus isolate LE1 chromosome 19, mLepTim1.pri, whole genome shotgun sequence, the genomic window GCTGTGGCCAACTTCCTGGTTCTTCTCTTCAAGGGGATCCCTCAGATGATATTTACCTGGGGAGTGGTTTATGTCCTTGGGGACGCTGCGTGTAAACTTGTCTATTACATCCACAGAATGGCCcggggcctctctctctgcaccacATGTCTCCTGAGCGTTTTCCAGGCACTCACCATCAGCCCCGCAGGTGGCGGGTGGACGCGGCTCAAGGACGTAGCTCGGAGGAAGGTACGTTTCTCGTGCCTTCTGTGTTGGGTGTTGTCCAACCTGCTGATGAACCTCTTTATTCCTCTGAAAATACAGGCCCGTCCGCGTGGCCTCAACTCCACCAGCATGCAGCATTATGGACTGTGCTCTTCCGAGACCCCTAAGACGGCCGCTGCCAAATACGCCGTCCTGTTGACCTTCCCAGATGTGGCGTTCATGGCGCTCATGGCTGCGGCCAGCGCCTACATGGTGCTTCTCCTGCACAGGCACCACCAGCGGGTGAGGCATGTGCACAGCCACAGTGGCACCCACAGACTCTCCCCAGAGACAAAGGCCACGCACACCATCCTGCTTCTAGCAGGCACCTTCATTTTCTTCTACTTCACCAACTCTGTCCTCACGatttctgatatttatttttcccagTCTCACCTCTGGCTGCAGCATGCGCCCACCTTTGTGGCAGCCTGTTATCCCACCCTCAGCCCCCTGATACTGATGCTTCGAGATCCCCGGGCGCCCACTCTGTTTTTAAGTGGCGAGAAAGGAATAGCAAGTCACCGATGATCTCACAATGGTGGCTCTTTCAATCACCTGGTTATTCCTACTCATGTAATGACTTATGGATGTCTAGAACGTGAAAGGCAGCACTCAAAATACAATGATAAAGAGATT contains:
- the LOC133747561 gene encoding vomeronasal type-1 receptor 4-like — its product is MGTFESNGIGVLGNTILLSSYASMACAGHLLRPTHLIVANMAVANFLVLLFKGIPQMIFTWGVVYVLGDAACKLVYYIHRMARGLSLCTTCLLSVFQALTISPAGGGWTRLKDVARRKVRFSCLLCWVLSNLLMNLFIPLKIQARPRGLNSTSMQHYGLCSSETPKTAAAKYAVLLTFPDVAFMALMAAASAYMVLLLHRHHQRVRHVHSHSGTHRLSPETKATHTILLLAGTFIFFYFTNSVLTISDIYFSQSHLWLQHAPTFVAACYPTLSPLILMLRDPRAPTLFLSGEKGIASHR